In Oncorhynchus gorbuscha isolate QuinsamMale2020 ecotype Even-year linkage group LG03, OgorEven_v1.0, whole genome shotgun sequence, the DNA window CAGACACCACCAGTCTACCGTGTGGTCATAGGGCTGCTGTTTCAACACCTCCGGAGCCAAATACTACAGAGCAAAAGGCGGTGTCAGTGGATACAGTGACTAAGGGAAATGGGGGGGACTGTAGGATATACAATAGAAATCAAAACTTACCTCTGGGGTTCCACAGAAAGTGGAGGTGGTGGACTCCGGGTCTATCCCCTCTTTACACAAGCCAAAGTCAGTCAACACAACATGGCCCTGGAGAAGGTCCAAATCAAAACATCAGGGTGACCTTGTTCAACCCACGGAGAACTAATATAACGATAGTCGTGAATTCATGATATACGTACACTTACCTCAGAGTCTAACAGTACATTTTCAGGCTTCAAGTCTCTACAACAGAGAAAattgagttttttttttaaaacagagAACCTTCTGTACAGCCTAAAGGCTCTGCTGACAGAATGACCTTCCATAAAGGGAGCATAGGAAACCAGCAGAGAACATGTGGGTTTACTGTGAATGACCTGTGAATGCTGTTAAGTGGGTGAGACTTAGTTGTCAACATTGTTGAGAGGGTGTCACTGACCTGTAAACAATGTTGTGCGAGTGTAAGTAGCCGATGGCACTGGCCAACTCAGCCGTGTAGAAGCGAGCCCTTGGCTCTGAGAAGCAGTGCTCTCTCTGAAGGTGATAGAAAAGCTACAGTAGAATATCAAAAGTAGAAggaaattaaattaaaaaaattatcTCTTgtacaaacatttaaaaaaagaaccTATGTCTTTACTCTGTACATTACCTCTCCTCCATTGACGTAATCCATGACAAAGTAGAGCTTCTCTGGGGTCTGGAAGGAGTAGTGGAGCCCCACCAGGAAGGGATGTTTCATACTCTTGAGCAGCACATTCCTCTCTGCCATGATGTTCTTTTGCTTCACATGGAAGAATCCAGTGGCAAATAAATACAGCAAATGTGAATCATTATTGTTAAACCGACTCCTACCGACAGCATGTTTAGTATCTTTCAAAAAGAAAATTGACTGTTATATTCGGAATTATGTGAAACTCTGCGTGGAACCTCTTTTTTCCTCAGTATGATTTTTTTCTGCAGCACTTTCACAGCAAAGAACTTGTTGTCGGATTTCAGTTTGGCAAGAAGAACCTGGGGACGCAACAACATTGATTAATAATAAGGTAATAACACAAAGTAAAGTATATAAATTGTTGGTTATACACCAACagcattttttttttgtcaatttagAGAACACTGCCAAAGATGACCATACCTTCCCAAATGTTCCTTTCCCAATTATAGCCAGGATTTCAAAGTCTGATGGCTTGGCACTAAAACGTAAGAGGGAATGgtgtgggagaaagagggaaatggCTTTAGTAGCAAACTGTACAATAGTATACAGTGTGTCTTTAGATTTTAAAATGTATAGGCAAGGCTTTGCTGGTATCTCTTTGTTCTGTGGGAAGCCTTTCCATGTCACCCACAGATATCACCAATACCAGTGTAGTTGCCAAAATAGTGACACATCCTCGGGGTTCTGTCAACAAGTTAAATCATGTCAATAACAGAGGATCTgctatatatttttttgggggggtgagaaccatgataAAACCTGGGAGGGTCATCTCTCGATCAGACCGCATGCTGGTGTTGATAACAATAACATCATTGTTGTGATGTTTCCTCTGTCAATGACTATCCACTGAGTGTTGGCTATATGCTGCAGGTGGTGGATTACAGaaaacagctagagagagacatgggtttaCTAATTCCCTCTGGCGTCAGCGGCCTGCCCTTAATCGTTTCCTTTACACTAGTTCCTGACTGAACTTGCTTTACCTCTCAACTTCGTTTCCAATTGGCTCTTTCAACCCCCCCcccgttgctgtaaatgagaacaatttctcagtcaatttacctggtaaaatatggGTTAAATAACAATTCATtactgtataaaaaaatatatatcactaACTATTATGTGTGTTTAGTGTTCACTTCTTACCCATTTGCAACATCTACAGACAGTATTTAAATATTTGCATTAGACGATCATGACCTGAAGTGTGGACTGCAACAGTGATCCAAGTGTGTGCATCCACATTGCTTATGATCATAAAGCCTGGTTACTCACTGGTGATTGTGTGAGTGACCAAGGTTGACGTCAATGGAGTTTGCTGATTGAAGCTGTGAAGCAATTTGAGGAGACAATATTACTGTGCTAAATGGTTTGAAGTGAACAATGCCATGTTCACTGATTCGATTGATTGTAGAGGGGACAAATAATAGGTATACAAATGAGGAACCATCACACACCCATGTCATTTTGTGAAAATAAAAGTGATTGGAAAATATACATTCAAATATACCTGACTCCAATTATCCATGTCTCTTTTCTGTGCCTATCAGGGTGGGAGTCAAAGGCATTTGAACAGAAATTGATTATTTATTTGTACTCAAATATGAGTGAGCTCAAAATAacttatacatttttttaaaatacTGACTTGAAACCTAGACACTCTTTGCTAGAAATCAATAAAAGTAAGCaatatacaaaaaaaatgtacaaaatGTAACTGTAAAATAAACAATACATGAGCATTAAGTTGGTCAAGGATCTTACCCTCTTGTGTGTAGAGGACTTTTTTTCCTTAGGTTTTCTCAGGTAGGCTATTGGTATTCTGTCCTCGCAAGAATCTGTGACTTGCCAAATAACCTACATCTTATGTTCAAGTCTCTGATAAATATGTATCTTTGGCCAAGTCTTATGTCCAAAAATCTACGAGAAAAGTGTAAATTCAGAGAAGATTCTCGGGTATGTAAAAGTGTAAGAAATGGATTGATGCTGGACATCCAGAGCACTGACGCAAACTCGTTTGCACACAACAGGTTGTATCACTGTAAACAAGTACTACGCAAACCCACATGGTAACACGTAGCATGTATACAGAGTTGATACGCTCAAACTACTAATTCAAAGGTGCATTCACCAAGAGGGCCCAGGAATGTAATACTGTAGCTTAGTTGTCTCAACATATTTCCTTTTGAAACAAACCAAACTGCACATATTTGACACACCGCGTGTCCGAACCACATTTTATTGCAGTTAATTAGGTACATCGTATTATGGTGACCATTTCAAATAAGACAGTCAAAGCCAAACATGTCAAGACTGTTTATAAACATGagtgtttaacacattttttaatattttttaaagACTTATTTCCACCCCTAAATCAGATATCTCAGAGCAAACAGTGACATGATTTCCCATACATCTTCTTTGAAAATAGCCATAGTAATGCTGTATGTCAGTCAATACTCAAATGCTCAAAGGACAACTGTCTAGACTATACAGACAGCATCAACTACACCAATAGGAAAGAAACCAATATATAAACCAACAAACCTGCCAAATGTATAAACTAGAAAAATGAATCAAAACATTTCAGAGAAAGTAACTGAATCATAAGGAGAACAATTTACATGGGAAAAGATTGTTGGGTGATTGTTGGGTCTTCATTTCCTTCTATTTTCGATTTGTCAAGATAGGTAGATGGCAAGGTATTAT includes these proteins:
- the LOC124020798 gene encoding serine/threonine-protein kinase Sgk2-like isoform X3, which encodes MDNWSQLQSANSIDVNLGHSHNHHAKPSDFEILAIIGKGTFGKVLLAKLKSDNKFFAVKVLQKKIILRKKEQKNIMAERNVLLKSMKHPFLVGLHYSFQTPEKLYFVMDYVNGGELFYHLQREHCFSEPRARFYTAELASAIGYLHSHNIVYRDLKPENVLLDSEGHVVLTDFGLCKEGIDPESTTSTFCGTPEYLAPEVLKQQPYDHTVDWWCLGTVLYEMIYGLPPFYSQDMSEMYDNILHRPLSVPGGASSGACDLLMGLLQKDQHRRLGAIADFLEVKNHTFFSPINWDDLYHRRIKPPYNPNVKGPADMQHIDPEFTKEMVSGSVGVTPEFSNLSTSSPNAFTGFSYVSSDDNFL
- the LOC124020798 gene encoding serine/threonine-protein kinase Sgk2-like isoform X1 — protein: MTWVCDGSSFVYLLFVPSTINRISEHGIVHFKPFSTVILSPQIASQLQSANSIDVNLGHSHNHHAKPSDFEILAIIGKGTFGKVLLAKLKSDNKFFAVKVLQKKIILRKKEQKNIMAERNVLLKSMKHPFLVGLHYSFQTPEKLYFVMDYVNGGELFYHLQREHCFSEPRARFYTAELASAIGYLHSHNIVYRDLKPENVLLDSEGHVVLTDFGLCKEGIDPESTTSTFCGTPEYLAPEVLKQQPYDHTVDWWCLGTVLYEMIYGLPPFYSQDMSEMYDNILHRPLSVPGGASSGACDLLMGLLQKDQHRRLGAIADFLEVKNHTFFSPINWDDLYHRRIKPPYNPNVKGPADMQHIDPEFTKEMVSGSVGVTPEFSNLSTSSPNAFTGFSYVSSDDNFL
- the LOC124020798 gene encoding serine/threonine-protein kinase Sgk2-like isoform X2, which codes for MTWVCDGSSFVYLLFVPSTINRISEHGIVHFKPFSTVILSPQIASQLQSANSIDVNLGHSHNHHAKPSDFEILAIIGKGTFGKVLLAKLKSDNKFFAVKVLQKKIILRKKEQKNIMAERNVLLKSMKHPFLVGLHYSFQTPEKLYFVMDYVNGGEREHCFSEPRARFYTAELASAIGYLHSHNIVYRDLKPENVLLDSEGHVVLTDFGLCKEGIDPESTTSTFCGTPEYLAPEVLKQQPYDHTVDWWCLGTVLYEMIYGLPPFYSQDMSEMYDNILHRPLSVPGGASSGACDLLMGLLQKDQHRRLGAIADFLEVKNHTFFSPINWDDLYHRRIKPPYNPNVKGPADMQHIDPEFTKEMVSGSVGVTPEFSNLSTSSPNAFTGFSYVSSDDNFL